Proteins encoded together in one Salmo trutta chromosome 3, fSalTru1.1, whole genome shotgun sequence window:
- the LOC115189202 gene encoding sphingosine kinase 2-like yields the protein MRSPEPPIPSPAEALLHCQFGGWGTGSSCNNSCPNSPGGPGGLSSPSPSPSPSPASSYALTLTPSHIHVQRLAPRPGKEARLILPLSELAGCSCPRAPAPPLLVLYWYPPGRRRKGVSRRRQVRAYLAEARVEAERWSTAIQCLLRGVTITADTEIGKRLLPRPRRLLLLVNPFSGRGQAMQWCQTHILPMIREANISYNLIQTERQNHARELIKEISLSQWDGIIIVSGDGLLHEVINGLMERPDWELAIKTPVGILPCGSGNALAGSINHHAGYDMCLREPLLLNCCFQLCRGGVKPMDLVSVTTSPAPSQNGRLGLPRRMFSFLSVAWGFVSDVDIESERYRGLGSARFTLGTLVRLASLRSYKGRLSYLPPSIVATSPDAIPPPLRRPLSRSITEGLEGFCHTPIQRTSSDMGLSEQRSLRRVDTEREREREMERQRERERRRERARGGGTGVVRASSLAEDREREMEGEAGRSGTSSERSGTSSESNEREDCRMGREDGVNMVERPDEEREDGTMEQDSGMIEDIEERVRNGEGSSVSMDGVMEAKEVGEGYGVDVGREANEDPEGCYLYPDNLQQTRLALRKNSAPSSQIANAFFSQPLSQEADPVSGASYRAEEMDLNGTYFQKEAYPLDIARERALTISSPFRHSPFSFKPKSLDQNASRPRPLSLLHHPHSNSLPPKLPSLSLSLSPTPPSSPSCASPHSSSYLVPRPNTPNSTSPSPSLQSPSPSFTFDIAEPAGPLKNRPPVSLPFNPPRDDLLPPLDQALPTRDWVTIEGDFVLVLAIYQSHLGADLHAAPQARFDDGLIHLTFVRAGISRATLLRLFLAMERGAHLSLSSPYVSHVPARAFRLQPLSPRGTLTVDGELVPYGPLQAQVHPSMSRLIVGDSGVKITRF from the exons ATGCGTTCCCCAGAgccccccatcccatccccaGCTGAGGCGCTACTCCACTGCCAGTTCGGGGGCTGGGGAACGGGCAGCAGCTGCAACAACAGCTGCCCCAACAGCCCTGGAGGTCCTGGGGGTCTGtcgtccccttctccctcccccagcCCCTCTCCTGCCTCCAGCTACGCCTTGACCCTCACCCCCTCCCACATCCACGTCCAGCGCCTGGCCCCCCGCCCTGGTAAAGAGGCACGTCTAATACTACCCCTGTCAGAGCTGGCAGGGTGCAGCTGTCCCCGCGCCCCTGCTCCCCCCTTGCTGGTTCTATACTGGTATCCCCCGGGGAGGCGGAGGAAGGGGGTGTCCAGGAGGAGGCAGGTGAGGGCGTACCTGGCTGAGGCCAGGGTGGAGGCTGAGAGATGGTCCACTGCTATACAATGTCTGCTCAGGGGAGTCACCATCACTGCTGACACGG AAATTGGCAAACGTCTACTGCCCCGTCCCCGAAGGCTGCTGCTATTGGTGAACCCCTTCAGTGGGAGAGGCCAGGCTATGCAGTGGTGTCAGACACACATCCTGCCAATGATCAGAGAGGCTAACATCAGCTACAACCTAATacagacag AGCGACAGAACCATGCCAGAGAGTTGATCAAAGAGATCTCCCTGTCACAGTGGGACGGCATCATCATCGTCTCTGGAGATGGCCTGCTGCACgag GTGATCAATGGTTTGATGGAGCGTCCAGACTGGGAACTAGCAATAAAGACACCTGTAGGCATCCTGCCCTGTGGCTCTGGAAATGCCCTGGCTGGATCCATCAACCACCATGCAGG TTATGACATGTGCCTTCGGGAGCCTCTCCTCCTcaactgctgttttcagctcTGCCGTGGCGGAGTCAAGCCCATGGATTTGGTCTCCGTGACAACCAGCCCCGCCCCTTCTCAAAATGGCCGCCTGGGTCTTCCCAGAAGGATGTTCTCCTTCCTGTCTGTGGCCTGGGGCTTTGTGTCTGACGTGGACATTGagagtgagag GTACCGGGGTCTGGGCTCGGCACGGTTCACCCTGGGCACTCTGGTCCGCCTGGCCTCCCTGCGCTCCTATAAGGGCCGTCTGTCCTACCTGCCCCCCTCCATAGTCGCCACATCCCCAGACGCCATCCCTCCGCCCCTGCGCAGACCCCTGTCCCGCAGCATCACTGAGGGCCTGGAGGGCTTCTGCCACACCCCCATCCAACGCACCAGCTCTGACATGGGCCTCAGCGAACAGAGGAGTCTGAGGAGGGTAGACACGGaaagggagcgggagagagaaatggagaggcagagagagagggagaggaggagggagagggccaGGGGAGGGGGAACGGGGGTGGTCAGGGCGAGTAGCTTggcagaggatagagagagagagatggagggagaggcggggAGGTCAGGGACAAGTTCGGAGAGATCTGGGACGAGTTCGGAGTCAAACGAAAGGGAAGATTGCAGGATGGGAAGGGAGGATGGGGTGAACATGGTAGAAAGGCCAGATGAGGAAAGAGAAGACGGAACGATGGAGCAGGACTCAGGGATGATAgaggatatagaggagagagtgaggaatgGGGAAGGCAGCAGTGTCTCAATGGATGGGGTGATGGAAGCGAAGGAGGTTGGAGAGGGGTACGGGGTGGACGTGGGGCGAGAGGCGAACGAGGACCCAGAGGGGTGTTACTTGTACCCAGACAACCTCCAGCAGACCAGATTGGCTCTAAGGAAGAACTCTGCCCCTTCCAGCCAGATAGCTAACGCCTTCTTTAGCCAGCCCCTCAGCCAGGAGGCTGACCCCGTTTCTGGAGCCTCGTACAGGGCAGAAGAGATGGATCTGAACGGAACATACTTCCAGAAAGAAGCTTACCCACTGGACATCGCCCGGGAGAGAGCCCTCACCATATCCTCTCCCTTCAGACACTCTCCTTTCTCCTTCAAGCCCAAATCTCTGGACCAGAACGCATCCCGCCCCAgacctctatccctcctccaccacccccacTCCAACTCCCTACCCCCCAAactcccctccctgtccctctccctctctcccacgccCCCTTCCTCCCCGTCCTGTGCCTCTCCCCACTCCTCCTCCTACCTCGTTCCACGCCCCAACACCCCCAACTCCACCTCCCCTTCCCCGTCTCTCcagtccccctccccctcctttaCCTTTGACATTGCAGAGCCTGCCGGACCCCTCAAGAACCGCCCCCCCGTCTCACTCCCTTTCAACCCTCCCAGGGATGACCTCCTGCCCCCCTTGGACCAGGCCCTGCCGACCCGGGACTGGGTGACCATCGAGGGGGACTTTGTGCTTGTGCTGGCCATCTACCAGTCCCATCTTGGGGCAGACCTCCACGCCGCCCCCCAAGCCAGGTTTGACGACGGGCTGATCCACCTGACGTTTGTGCGGGCAGGGATCTCCAGAGCCACCCTGCTCCGTCTGTTCCTGGCCATGGAGAGGGGGGCACACCTGTCTCTCAGCTCCCCCTATGTGAGCCACGTCCCAGCCAGGGCCTTCAGGCTGCAGCCCCTCTCCCCACGAGGAACACTCACTGTGGACGGGGAACTGGTGCCATACGGCCCGCTGCAGGCACAG